One segment of Leptospirillum ferrooxidans C2-3 DNA contains the following:
- a CDS encoding tyrosine-type recombinase/integrase yields the protein MGGKGSGTRKSEHLIHGAILSGSHPPDHPVYLHMDHFLRMLAMKGRSSKTIASCRNDLLLFAEASGSGGKKTAGPVLSESDAQAFLMHLVLGGYHPRSISRILSSLRGFYEYLSENGVVAKNPFRGLKGPKIPRSQPKFLTIDEINELLDAPDPSTWEGRRNRAILEIFYLDGLRLSELCGLNLGDLQGDVLLVRGKGNKERRVPLVGVARVRLLTFLPESGAVAPLDCLFPECFGGKRLSVYQISRIVRASARKAGIAANVTPHGIRHTCATHLLNNSMDLRHIQSLLGHSSLSSTQKYTHVGIRELKDRYDRSKKQESVIVPKAPDDDGAR from the coding sequence GTGGGAGGTAAGGGGTCAGGAACTCGCAAATCCGAACATTTGATTCACGGAGCCATCCTTTCGGGAAGTCATCCGCCGGATCATCCAGTCTATCTGCATATGGACCATTTCTTGCGGATGCTGGCAATGAAGGGGCGCTCATCCAAAACCATCGCATCCTGCCGGAATGATTTACTCCTTTTTGCGGAAGCTTCCGGAAGTGGCGGGAAAAAAACAGCAGGTCCCGTTCTTTCCGAAAGTGATGCCCAGGCTTTTTTGATGCATCTGGTTCTCGGTGGTTATCACCCCCGGTCGATTTCTCGTATCCTGTCCTCTTTAAGGGGATTTTATGAATACCTTTCAGAGAATGGAGTTGTTGCAAAAAATCCGTTCAGGGGACTGAAGGGCCCCAAAATTCCCCGAAGCCAGCCAAAGTTTCTCACGATTGATGAGATCAATGAACTTCTGGATGCTCCGGATCCCTCGACATGGGAGGGGAGAAGAAATCGGGCAATCCTTGAGATTTTTTATCTTGACGGACTTCGTCTGTCAGAGTTGTGCGGTTTGAATCTCGGCGATCTTCAGGGGGATGTCCTTCTGGTCAGGGGGAAGGGAAACAAGGAGCGACGTGTGCCTCTTGTCGGTGTGGCGAGAGTCCGTTTGCTCACGTTCCTGCCGGAATCCGGAGCTGTGGCTCCGTTGGACTGCCTGTTCCCGGAATGCTTCGGAGGAAAAAGGCTGTCTGTTTATCAAATCAGCAGAATCGTCCGTGCTTCAGCCAGGAAAGCGGGAATTGCGGCCAACGTGACCCCTCATGGGATCAGGCATACCTGTGCGACACACCTGTTGAACAACAGCATGGATCTTCGCCATATACAGAGTCTTCTGGGCCACTCATCCCTTTCATCGACACAGAAATATACCCATGTGGGGATCCGGGAGCTGAAAGATCGTTATGACAGGTCCAAAAAACAGGAGAGCGTTATAGTGCCCAAAGCCCCGGATGATGATGGAGCGAGGTGA
- the argB gene encoding acetylglutamate kinase produces the protein MISARGGSLEVNQEKARVLIEALPYIRTFSGKTFVIKYGGSTRAGGVSDSSFADDLVLLSHIGIRPVVVHGGGPEISGWLSKLGISSVFSDGRRITDDETMEVVEMVLSGKVNRDLVTLVQKRGGRAVGIAGRDAGLLIGERISEGELGAVGRVISVNTEILDLLDRHRYTTIVAPVGVDRDGQPLNINADEVASELAGALKAEKLIMMTDTPGVLDSGKNLLTSLSPEQVKKLMIDKTIHGGMVPKMQGCLKAIEAGVGKVHVIDGRVPHALLLEIFTPEGVGTEITRE, from the coding sequence ATGATTTCAGCCCGAGGAGGTTCTTTGGAGGTCAATCAGGAGAAGGCTCGTGTTCTGATAGAGGCGTTGCCCTATATCCGGACGTTTTCCGGGAAGACGTTCGTGATCAAATACGGTGGCAGCACCAGAGCCGGAGGGGTGAGTGACAGCTCATTTGCGGATGATCTTGTTCTTTTGAGCCACATCGGCATTCGTCCTGTGGTTGTCCATGGGGGAGGTCCGGAGATTTCGGGTTGGTTGTCGAAGCTTGGCATCTCTTCGGTCTTTTCCGATGGAAGACGGATCACCGATGACGAGACGATGGAAGTTGTGGAAATGGTTCTTTCCGGTAAAGTGAACAGGGATCTTGTCACTCTGGTGCAAAAACGGGGAGGACGGGCAGTGGGGATTGCCGGAAGGGATGCGGGGCTTTTGATCGGAGAGCGTATTTCTGAAGGGGAGCTCGGAGCGGTCGGTCGGGTGATTTCTGTGAACACCGAAATTCTGGATCTTCTGGACCGCCACCGTTATACCACCATTGTGGCCCCTGTCGGGGTCGACAGGGACGGACAACCTTTGAATATCAACGCGGATGAGGTGGCTTCAGAGCTGGCGGGAGCATTGAAGGCTGAAAAACTGATCATGATGACCGATACACCGGGGGTTCTGGATAGCGGGAAGAATCTTTTGACCTCCCTTTCCCCCGAACAGGTCAAAAAACTGATGATCGACAAGACCATTCATGGAGGAATGGTTCCGAAGATGCAGGGATGTCTCAAGGCGATTGAGGCGGGAGTCGGGAAGGTTCATGTGATTGACGGTCGTGTTCCGCATGCACTGTTGCTTGAAATTTTTACGCCGGAAGGTGTCGGCACGGAGATTACCAGAGAATGA
- the dut gene encoding dUTP diphosphatase, with product MSSFHPSPEVEICILDKRLLEWGIPRYQSEMAAAIDLFACISEPVTLAAGSSAMLVSAGFSLFLRNPHLAAMVLPRSGLGHRSGLVLGNLVGLIDADYQGPVMVSVWNRNGEGSVPVTIMPGDRLAQMIFVPVVRPVFSVVESFSEKTERGSGGFGSTGV from the coding sequence TTGAGTTCCTTTCATCCTTCTCCGGAAGTGGAAATCTGTATTCTCGACAAGCGGCTTCTGGAATGGGGAATTCCTCGTTACCAAAGCGAGATGGCCGCTGCCATCGATCTTTTTGCCTGTATTTCCGAACCGGTCACACTCGCTGCCGGGTCATCGGCGATGCTTGTTTCCGCGGGTTTTTCTCTCTTCCTGAGAAACCCCCACCTTGCTGCAATGGTTCTTCCGAGATCGGGGCTTGGACACCGGTCAGGACTTGTTCTCGGAAATCTTGTCGGCTTGATCGATGCAGATTATCAGGGGCCGGTTATGGTGAGTGTCTGGAACAGAAATGGAGAAGGGAGTGTTCCGGTCACAATCATGCCGGGTGATCGGCTGGCGCAGATGATTTTTGTGCCGGTGGTTCGGCCTGTTTTTTCCGTTGTGGAGTCTTTTTCGGAGAAGACCGAAAGGGGATCCGGTGGTTTTGGATCAACCGGGGTCTGA